In the Hermetia illucens chromosome 1, iHerIll2.2.curated.20191125, whole genome shotgun sequence genome, CGGGGGAAAATCTAAGCCTATAAAATAACCTGAAAGAAAGTTAGGCCTATTATCTAGCAAGACATCGTTATTAATGTATTAAGCTCATCGTAACATCTAGGGCACATATGATCTTTGGGTTTTTCAAGGTGTGTATGTCCCCGAGATATTATGGAAATACTGAAACCTAAGATTGGTAAACTCCCAGAATAGTAATCCTCGTATAGATCCAAATGTCTTTTTCACACTAAGTGGAAACTATACACTCTGTTGTGGAAGGACAAGGAGGCCGTTCAGATCGACAATTTGGATTCCGGAAAACAGATCAGCAATGAACACCACCAGATTGATTATAATAAATGGTAGCAGCAAAAGGGACCTTCTAAGGATTCTGCCCGTTCCTCAACGGGTTTAAGTTGAACATCCCACTTGGTTGAACTACGAAGGATTTTCGAAGCACACGGAGCAATAAGCACGTTTTGACAGGTAGATAGAAGCAGTCTATTACGAGTTTGGGATATGCTCGTAATCGTCGAAAAGATACATTCAAGACATCAATAACTTTATGTAGACATATGCGTTAATTGAAGCAAAGAGAGACATCCTAACTGGAAATTATTACAAATTTGCGGCAAACACGAGATTCAATTGCTTTCAATAGCTTTCTGGAGATAATCTTTTCCAATAGACCGCGGTACGATAAAGGAAGGAAAAGATTAGTAAAACGACCCAATTTTTCATTAGAAGTCTCCCCATTTGTTGTACTTATTGATAATTCAACAGAATTCAATAGATAAATTTATCTATAAGGCTTCTAAACTTATACATTTAAAGAAGAAATGTCCAAATCTCGCAAATTACACCCCCTATCTATAAAGTAACATATCTTTTatcatatttaattttattatattatctgTCATCAACTTCGATTAATTTCTCCTACAACTTCAATTATAAAATCCGGAAATAGGAGAACTCAGTCAAATTTAATTTTGGACTGAATTTCCAAGAGGTTTTCCTTGTAAAGTAAATGTTCTCAGAATGTATTTATATTCACATATTTTCATATGAAACGGGTTTAATACTTCAGATACACGCCTCCGAAAAAAAGTATCActtgttttaaatttctttcGCAACGGTAACAGGTTTGAGCCCATTTAAGCTAATCATTAGATAttagaatgcaataattttTTGCCAATTACTCCATTTCACGTTCAAATCATATTGTGTGGCCTGCAATGAGGCAGAATGCAAAATATGATCGTGCTCAAACTAAATCAGTATAAAAGGGTAGTGCAACAAGTTGAAGTTATCAAATCAACTTGAAAATCCAATCAAGCAACATGAAAGTAAGTTAAAAgataaattcgatgtaaatgaTTAATATTAATCGAGTTTGTGGTTTCCTTCTAGTTCGCAGTTGTCGTAGTCTTGTTGGCTGTCGCCCTCGGAATTGAGGCTTCCGGACTTGCATGGGGTGCGCATTATGCTCCAGCTCTATCATATGCCGCCATCAATGGACCAGCTGCTCATGGAGCTTGGGGCGCTGGCGCCTGGGGTGCTCATGGAGCATGGACTCCTCCAGCTGCCGTAGATGTTACTCATGGTGTTTGGGGTAGCGGAGTTTTAGGTCATGGTGCCTGGGCTGCCCCAGCTGCTGTTGCTGTGGCTCCTGCTGCTGTCGCTGTAGCTCCCGCCGCCATTGCCGTAGCTCCTGCTGCCATTGCTTCTCATGCCGCTATTGCCCCAGCTGCCCACGCTTGGGGACATGAAGGAACCTATATTGCCAAGACCCGTGGTGCTACCCATGTTGCCCCATTGGCTGGACACGCTCACTCAGCTGCCGCTATCAATGTCCATCCAGCTCCCGGAACCGTCTAAATAATCCTGATTTTCATTGTGATACTTAAGATATAATGGATCAACTGTTGGCATTTAGAACGcattgtaaataaaatatttaatttattgcatAATTTATGTGTTTTTTTGGAATGGAGCATGATTTATTACAGCAAGTAACAGATTATTGAACGCTGCTCATACCTTAGATAGAAAAGCTGAACTCAGCGATTCCGTTTGTAGCGAACGTAATCGTTTGTGAgaactttttaacttttttatgAACTGGCTTAAATATCTGTGGTACAAAAGTGACGTGAACCAAAGATGGCGAAATAGTTTAGTCACCAACAGGATGTAAGAGTtgagcttttttttttatttctgtaaTTAGCGataatttccatatttatttAATACAACATGGTTCGCAGCAATGTGGACCATTTCCACCTTTATCCGTGCcgtaaaaattgcaaaaaagaaacaaggtACGATGACGAACAGACATTAGTTAGGTTGTTGCTAGACACGATGAGAACCTTCTCAATAATTGCTGTTAGAGAATATTTTACAGAGCGGATTGTAGGAAAtaggttatcatcatcatcaacggcgcaacaaccggtatccggtctaggcctgccttaataaggaactcgagaaatcccggttttgcgccgatatcctaaaagctgcctggcgtcttgGCCAACGCCatattccatctcaggcaaggtttgccttgtcttctttttctaccatagatattgctcttatggactttcggatggcatcatcacggatcatacggattaagtgatccgccggattttattcacagcaTGACGGTGatgatatcactcatagatttcgtcgttatgtagactacagaatcatccatcctcatatagggggccaacaattcttccgaGCAACaaattatgattttcgaccctagataggagcaattatcaacggtttcaaagttgtagtctcctatctttatttttccagtttgaccagtgcggtgtgatgttggtggttggttggtttgtagtgctgacgttgcgatCATTGatttgcagtccaagatctcgcgccgcctgctcgatctggatggaggcagtttgtacgtcacgGGTCGtctttcccatgatgttgatatcgccagcataggtcagtagttgggtggacttaaagaggagcatcacaaatcactttctccagggccaaattaaagaggacgcatggtagggcacccccttgtcttagaccgttgttgatgttgaatgttcttgagagctatcctgctgcttttatctagcctcgtacattggtcagggtcagcctagtcagtcttatcaatttcatcggaaaGAAACTGATTTGGTACCAGTAAGAGTTCGGAATTTGAGCAAGACGCGAAAAGAAGAATTATTTTGGATTATTTGAAAAAACGACAGTGGTAGAAATTCAATAGTTAAGGACAGAAAAGCTGCCATTTGTAAAGGGAGACGAGGTTGAAACATTGATAGCAGAAATGCTGCAAAGTAAAGTCATTGAGCGATCAGCTACTCCATGGAGTTCCCCAGTTGTACTCATGAAGACGAAGGATGGCAGTACTCAGTTTTATGTAGATTATAGGAAGTTGGCAGAAAGAAGGCAGTGTAGTTCGTAGTCGCGTTGCATAGCCCAGATACGGTCGTACTTTTAGTGTCTCTACCTCAGTTAATTTCGCTACTATCGATTTTGATTCGGCAAAGatactcgtgacttcttccagaataaaatgtttattttcgCAAATATGGTATCCGAGGCGCTTGAGGAAATACCCTTTAATTTCTCCCGCCAGTCGGAGTTCACTTGGTTTATGTAGATTTGCGAATAAGATTCCGCGCAATTTTAATCAGTGATTTGAACTCTTCCTCAATGAGTACTAGAGGAATAAGGAACGGTTTTAGAAATCATTATGGAGTCAGGTAACTgacaaaaaaaagttgactgatggtttcggCCAGGTTTcctcgctccatttatatatagtcacaaacacgacatgagtgtgaattatattgaagtgaaacccgTTCTATGTTCAGATCAAAACCAggtcgaagtgaattttttgttgaggatgcagggacTCCCGAGTCTGTCTCCATTTGATGACCGACCGGATCATTTGCGAAACAATTTACTTACTCTCTTATGATCCACAGAcctctcttttttgggttaaataccCAAGGTTATCAAAAAAGTTAACTAACCGCTTCGTAcagggcagatgcaactcaacagacgctgtctcacctccgccctgggagcaTGGCAGCATTAATGACAAATTGAAGAAAACAGGAAGGGAGCGGCAGAAAGAGGTATTCACCTGATTGCATCTTGCGCCTGCTCCTCAAATCTCAAGCCCAATAATGCCTACTCTCTTTTCACCCATTTCTATGACATGATGGCTGCCTATCTTAACTTCTCCCCTAACTGTTTCTGCTCAACTTTTCTTTCGGAAGGAAAAATTGGAACCTTGGATcggattggtttctgaaaattgGAATAGAACAAGATTAatattttttggtgttttttctttttttttttctttgcttcttgATAAGAAGGTTGGGAAAgttggaagaaaaataaaataattttttagttTGGGAGTGCAAAAGTGCGTAGCTGGTGACGGATGTATATAAGCTAGTTTTTCATCTTATGTTTAACGGTCTGTAAGGACGATTTTCGAAGAcggaaggaagaaaaaaatttcgTTGTAAAATCAATGGTGACGCCGACAAGAATAAGTGATTTATATAGTTTGTGCAAATAAagtgaaaaagagaaaaaagaggCAGGTAAATTGTCTACACCTACTGGCCTTTCAACCCTGTCCCAATCATATggcgaaaaaaaacgaaaaaccaAAAACTGGATCATGTAATAATTTGACGACCATTTCCTTTTCCTACTCCTAATCTTTCTAGAAACTTAATGCAACAAGGAAGCCGGATGTCAAATTTCAAAGATCATGATCGCTGTGgaaaacttaaggggagctgAATCCACCCGGCTCAGATTTTCATAGCCAGCCACTAACACTTACACTATTGTTGGGTGTGCCGAATCTGGTGGTATGATCCCTTATAGGCCAGTGCCCTACGCAAATAGCCGCATTACAATGCGTCTGGCCCAAAAGTCCTCACGATCGGGTTTCATTATAGGGGGACCAAATTCTCCTCGATTTAGCGCAGGTGGTGAGCATTCGCCTTGTGAAGTCCGCGACTGCTAAGTAGCACAATTTTCTATACTACCTTTATTTTGACTTTAACAACATTACCTCGTAGTTAATGTTGAAAGAGGTAATGGAATGAATTTATGAAAGcgtcaaaaataaacaaattaaacagcaaaaatatgaataaataacTTTGAGTTTTTATTTACAATGCGATATTTAACGATGCCGTTAAATTGATTTTCTGAGATCCCATAGTTTAGACAGTTCCTGGAGCTGGGTGAACATTGATGGCAGCAGCAGAGTTAGCATGTCCGGCCAAAGGAGCAACATGAACAGCACCGCGGGTCTTAGCTACATAGCTACCTTCATGACCCCATGCTCCGTGAACAGCTGGGACAACAGCGGCATGAGCAGTAACAGCAGCTGGAGCAACCCATGCAGCATGACCGGCCCAAGCTCCATGATCACCCCAAGCACCTTCATGCCATTGACCATCATCCCAAGCACCTTCACCAGCCCAATGACCATTATCCCATTGGGAGTTCCATGAACGTCCATCCCAGGTTCCAGCTGCTGCATGTGCTGGAGCATAAACACCATGTCCCCATGGTCCCCACGCAACTGCGGATGCTTCAATTCCAAGGGCTACAGCCAACAAGACTACGGCTACTGCGAACTGAAAGGAGAAGTcgaatttgattttaattaaaaattttaattttattcggGAAGAAGGATCTTAAGTTGAGATAAATTGAGTAACTTATCTCGAAAATATTCGTATTCCAATCTACTTACTTTCATGTTGATAGTTTGATTGGTAAGTtctaattgataaatttgaacactCCACGCAGGCTTTTATAGTATAACAATCTATCGAAATATTTCAAGTACAGCTTAAtcgattaaataaaaaaatacatctaggcatttacgcacagaaccGAAAAGTGAAAGTTAGTTTCCTTGCGACATTTTTTAGATACCGCGCACGTCATAATCTGTACTGTGCAATGAACCATCAAGCCAAAGATATGTATGTGTATGAACAGATATGAATATTCAATCTGGAATGTGTAATATACTAGTGGAATTATCATTAGTGAATTAAACTTTGTAAAATGGTAGTAAGAACTTGATATAGTATTATCATATGTTTGGTCAGGTTATAAGCGGAAATACAATAAATAGGAACAAGTTCAATTGGTTTTTGATTGACTGCCAAAAAAGGGTCAGTAAACAATATGTAAAGAAGTGGTTTGCCAAGTAGAATTTGAAAGTGCGTTTCTTAGAGATACTTCTTTTTAGATTTATTgtgtttatattatttatattttattgatttgaagACATTTTTATTGAACCTATACTTTAAAATTATTGTATATCTAGCTTGAGAAGCACCAATGGAAAATACTATATGTatagatttaaataaatctacaaaaaaaattaaataaaattgttaTGTATGCAATCCAAAGGACTCAATATAATAATGTTTTGCACCTAACCAAGAATAGAAATACAAGCGCAAACACAAAACATAATTAAGGTCTTGCtgattataatataaataaatagatttttCAATTATTAAATACTAAGAGCAAAGAAATACCTGGGAAAGATATGTATATTAAATTCTAACAGAAGTACAAAAGCTCTGGAGTTAACTCAACTACATGGAATATTAACCGTTGCTTACGTTACTACAACTTTCAATGAGAGAACAATTAATAGAGATATAATTGCCATATTAATGATAAATAAGAAACGAGCATAGATTGACTCTAAATGGCTCATTTAATCTAACAGCTCTATTATATAGCGTATTTCTAGAAACAATTGGACCCTGGGAGCAAGGTAGGCTTCGCTTCCCTTGTTCGAACAACATTTATGAAATAAAATGTCTCTCTTTCAGATGGTACATACTATTTGTGGGTTACATGCGTTTtgcatattatttttatttcaaacctTGAGGAACCGTCAGTTCATTTCATAAAAAGTTTTCAGGGacacatttgttccattatagCGGTTTCTGCTACTACAAACTTATTGAGTCCTGAACTTTAAGGTCCATCTTCTCTCGCTATCTCGGCCTTAGAAGCGATCTGCTATTTGCTTTAATTGATTCATACCACGTTTCCCAAAGTATCTTCTTTGGTCGGGTTTCCTATGCTCTGCCTTTAAGAATTCGTTTCTCATCGATTCAAGCTGACTATCAGACATTTGAT is a window encoding:
- the LOC119659553 gene encoding adult cuticle protein 1-like, which gives rise to MKFAVAVVLLAVALGIEASAVAWGPWGHGVYAPAHAAAGTWDGRSWNSQWDNGHWAGEGAWDDGQWHEGAWGDHGAWAGHAAWVAPAAVTAHAAVVPAVHGAWGHEGSYVAKTRGAVHVAPLAGHANSAAAINVHPAPGTV
- the LOC119659272 gene encoding adult cuticle protein 1-like codes for the protein MKFAVVVVLLAVALGIEASGLAWGAHYAPALSYAAINGPAAHGAWGAGAWGAHGAWTPPAAVDVTHGVWGSGVLGHGAWAAPAAVAVAPAAVAVAPAAIAVAPAAIASHAAIAPAAHAWGHEGTYIAKTRGATHVAPLAGHAHSAAAINVHPAPGTV